The genomic region GCACCGGGGAGGCGTAGCCGAGCGGGTAGAACGAGCTGTAGAGGTCGCTCAGGTAGCCGGGCGCCGTCACCTCGGCCGAGCGCACGGCGCCGCCGGGCGCGGCCGTCGCCTCCAGCACCGTCACGTCCCAGCCGGCGTCCGCGAGCATGTTCGCCGCCACCAGGCCGTTGTGGCCCGCCCCGACAACGATTGCGTCCACGCTCTCCGCGCCGTGGGGAGTCATCCGATCCGCCTACCCGGCGTGCAACCGGGCGAAACGCGTTTGCCTCGCGGGGACCGGGGCATCCAGCGCCGCATGTACACGGTTGCGCAGCTCATCGGCGGAGTCTGGGGCGCGGGCGGCGAGGAGGGCGAGCTGGTCGTGCACGACCCGGCCGACGGCGCCCCGGTCAGCTCCGCGCCGGCGGCGACGGCGGACGTGGTCGGCAAGGCGGTGGAGGCGGCCCGCGAGGTCGCGGCCGAGTGGGCGGGAACCTCGCCCGCGGAGCGCGCCGCGGCGCTGCACCGGGCCGCCGACGCGGTCGAGGCGATGACGGAGGACCTCGCCGCGGCGGTCGTCGCGGAGATGGGCAAGCCACTGGCGGACGCCCGCGGCGGCGTCGAGGCGGGCATCGGCACGCTGCGACAGTACGCCGAGTTGGCTCCGCTGCGCGGCGGACGCACCCTGCACGGCGGCCACCACGCGATCGACTTCATGGTGCCGCAGCCGCGCGGGGTGGTCGCCGCGATCACCCCGTGGAACGACCCCGTGGCGGTCTCCTGCGGGCTGCTCGGCGCCGCCCTGGTCACCGGCAACGTGGTGGTGTACAAGCCGAGCGAACGGACGCCGGCCACCGGCTGGCTGCTGGCGAAGGCGCTGGACGGCGCGTTGCCGCCCGGGGTGCTCTCACTGCTCACCGGCGGGGCGGAGACCGGTGCGGCGCTGGCCGCCCAGGAGGTCGACGTAGTGGCGCACGTCGGTTCCACCGCGACCGGCCGGGCGATCGCCGCGGCCGCCGCCCGCACCGGCGCCAAGCTGCTGCTGGAGAACGGCGGCAGCGACCCGCTGATCGTGGACGCCGGCGTCGACCCGGTCTGGGCGGCTCGGGAGGCCGCGCTGGGCGCGTTCGCGAACGGCGGGCAGATCTGCGTCGCGGTGGAGCGGATCTACGCGCACCGGGACGTGGCCGAGGACTTCGTGGCCGCGCTGGTCGAACGGGCCGACGCGCTGCGGACGGGGCCGGGCCGGGACCCGGCGACCGAGCTGGGCCCGCTGGTCGACCGGCGGCACCGGGACCACGTGCACGGCCAGGTGACCGCGGCGGTGGCCGACGGTGCCCGGATCCGTACCGGCGGAACGCTGCCGGAGGGGCCGGGGGCCTTCTACCCGGCGACGGTGGTCACCGAGTGCCGGCACGACATGCCGCTGGTCCGCGAGGAGACCTTCGGGCCGGTCGCCCCGGTGGTGGTGGTCGACTCGTTCAGCGAGGCGCTGCGCTGCGCGGCCGACTCGCCGTACGGACTGGCCGCCACCGTGCTGACCGGGTCGATGAGCCACGCGCACCGGGCCTGGCGGGAGCTGCCGGTCGGCACCGTGAAGATCAACGCCGTCTTCGGCGGCGCGCCGGGCGGCGCGGCGCATCCGCGCCGGGGCAGCGGCCAGGGTTTCGGGTACGGCCCGGAGCTGCTCGACGAGTTCACCGCCACCAAGGCCGTGCACATCGAGGCGCCGGGCGGCGGTCACTGGTGAGCGCGGACCGAGGGTGGCCGCCCGGACGGGACGGCCACCCTCGGTTCTGTCGGGCGGTCGCGGTCTGCGACCGCGCGCCTTGGCGGTCAGTCAGCGACCGCGCGCCTTGGCGGTCTGTCGGTCGTTGGCCTTCTGGATCGCCTTGACCAGTTCCGGCTTGTTCATCCGGGACCGGCCCGGGACGTCCAGCTTGCGGGCGACCTCCAAGAGGTGGTCCTTCGTCGCGTTCGCGTCCACGCCGGCGGCGGTGGGCGCGCGCCGGGCCGGGCCGCCGCCGGCCGCCTGCCGGTCGCTCGGGCCCTTGCGTCCCTTGGGCTCCCAGTGGTCGCCGACCTTCTCGAACTCGTGCTTCACGGCGGCGAAGGCGGTCCGGTGGGCCCGCTGGCCCTCGCCGTACGTCTCCACCGCCGAGTCGTGTGTCTTCTCCCAGGTGCGTTGCGCCTTGGCCGGGGAGCGTCGCAGCGTGCTGGGCAGTACCTCGCGCCCGGGCATCTCGTCCTCCTCCGCGTCGATGGTCTTGAGTTGACCGTTCCCCCGGGGCGGCGCCGCAAACCGGCCGCGGGGTTTGTCGATTTGTCGGCCCGGGTACCGGCCGGGCCAGGCGAAGCCGGACGGACCGGGCCGTCCGGTCGGCGGGGCGCAGGGAGCGGGACATGACGACGACGGACCCCGGCACGGCACTCGACGGACGGCGGGGCCCGCGCCTGCCCCGACGGATGCGGCAGCTGAGCTGGCGCACCTGGCGCGGGGTGCTCGTCCGCAGCGCCCGGAACTTCGTGACGGACAACTGCTCCGACTGGGCCGCCGCGCTGACCTACTACGGCGTGCTCGCGCTCTTTCCGTCCGCCATCGTGGTGGTCGCCCTGGTCGGGCTGGTCTCCGACGGCGACCGGACGGTGGACACCGTCCTCGACCTGGCCCGGGAGATGGGCGCCGGACCGGTGGTGGGGAACGAGGGGTTCGTCGGCGCGGTCCGCGACGTGGTCGAACAGGAGAGTTCGGCGAAGGCGCTGCTGAGCTTCGGCCTGCTCGGCGCGCTCTGGTCCGCGTCCGGGTTCATCGGGGCGTTCACCCGCGCCTCCAACGCCGTGTACGGGGTGACGGAGGGACGGCCGGTGTGGAAGCTGCGGCCGTTGCAGATCGGGCTCGCCGCGGTCTCGCTGGTGCTGCTCGCGGTGGTCGCCACCGGGTTGATCGTGAGCGGCCCGATCGCCGACGCCGTGGGCGACGTGGTCCACGCGGGTGGTCTTTCGCGCACGGTGTGGAGCGTCAGCAAGTGGCCCGTGCTCGCCCTGATCATGATGGTGCTGCTGTCGCTGCTGTTCTGGATCGCCCCGAACGTCCGCCAACCCCGGTTCCGCTGGCTCACCCCCGGTGGCGCGGTCGCGCTGGCCGCCTGGGCGCTCGCCTCCTTCGGTTTCGGCCTGTACGTGGCCAACTTCGGCTCGTACAACGCCACGTACGGCAGCCTGGGCGCGGTCATCGCCTTCCTGGTCTGGCTCTTCCTGTCCAACTCGGCCCTGATGCTGGGTGTTCAGATCAACGCCGAGCTGCAGCGTGGCCGCCGGTTGCAGGCGGGCGAACCGGAGCCCGAGGAGCCGCTCCTGCCGCCCAAGGCGCCGGCCGGTTCGTGACCGCTTGCCGGTTTATCGCCGGTGCCTCCGGGTAGCGCAGAAGGCATGGAGCGTGGCAACAGCAAGCACGGACCGCGGGTCGACGAGCAGATGAGCCAGGAGGTCAGCGGCCTGGTCCAGGGGCCCGGCACCGGCGGTTCACGGGTCGACGAGTCCCGCGTGCCGGAGCCGGCGGGCGAGGACCAGCCGGAGACGACGACGGCGCCGGCGGGTGAACTGCGCAGCGGGGCACCCAAGGGAATGAGCTCGCAGGACGTCGAGCGCCGCAGCCGGTTCGGGCGGTTCATCACGATGACCGCGCTGCCCGGCGACCGGGAGGCGCTGATCGCGAACGCACGCGGCAACGACGCGCCGGACGACATCATCGCCGACCTGGAGCGCCTGCCGGACGGCACCCGGTACCAGACCGTCTCCGAGGTGTGGGCCGCGCTCGGCAACAAGAACGAGACGACTCGCTGGTGACCGGGGCGGGACAACGTCCCGGCCGATGCCGGCGCACAGAGGAGGATGCCTGATGAGTGGCGTGACCGAACACGTGGACGTCGCCGTCCCGGTGCGGACCGCATACGACCAGTGGACCCAGTTCGAGGAGTTCCCCCACTTCATGGAGGGGGTGGAGGAGGTCCGGCAACTGTCGGACACGATGACCCACTGGACCGTCGAGATCGCCGGAGTGAAGCGCGAGTTCGACGCCGAGATCACCGAGCAGCTCCCCGACGAGCGCGTCGCCTGGCGTTCCACGGGCGGCACCCAGCAGGCCGGCGTCGTGACCTTCCACCGCCTCAACGAGGACAGCACCCGGGTCAGCCTCCAGTTGGAGTTCGAGCCGCACGGTGTGGTGGAGCAGGCCGGCGACAAGCTCGGCATCGTGGACCGGAGGGCCAAGGGCGACCTGGAGCGGTTCAAGCAGTTCATCGAGCGGCGCGGTCAGGAGACCGGCGCCTGGCGGGGGAAGGTCGACCGCCCCCAGCCGTGATCCGCACCCCCGGACACCCGAAGCTCGCGATGGCCGCCGGTCCCCCCGGCGGCCGTCGTCGTCCACGCCCGGCCCCCGTTTGCGATCACCCGCCGGGGGTACCGCGAAGGCATGACGGACGACAACAGGGCGTGGCGGAACGAGGAGCGGCTGTCGGTCGAGGAACTGGACCGGGCCATCGCGCGTGCCACGCCGGACGGGCAGGCCGATGACATGACCGGCGGGGACGCCGGTGAGGAATCCGCGTTCGGCCACGGGCAGGAGGCGGCGGACCGGGGCGGCCAGGCGGCGGGCGCCGGCCGGGAGCCGACCGACCCGGACCGGGCATACCGCCCGTCGACGACCGGACGCACCGGACCGGACGTCTGACGGTCAGAGTTGCCCGCGCCCCGCCGATCAGGAGGTCGACGGGCCAGGTGAGCTGCCGGCGCCCTCTTCGACCGGCTGTCGGACGGGGTCGCCGGATCGGGCCGCGGCCACGGGTGGCCGGCGCGAACCGGCCGCGTGCAGGGCGATCAGCCCCACGGCGAACACGAACAGCGCCGGCCCGAGCGCCTGCACCGACGTGTTGCCGAGCAGCACCCCGATCCCGGCCGGGACCAACGCCCCGCCGAGTCCGGCCGCGCCGATCTGCAGTCCGATGGTGCGGTCCGCGTGCGCCGCGCCGACCCGGTCGGCCGTGGTGAGGGTCAGCAGCGGGAAGACCGGCGCGGCGGCGAAGCCGACCACGACGAGCCCGACCACCGCCACCCAGGCCGGACCCGGCACCGCGATCAGCGCGGCCCCGGCCGCCATGCCGAGCAGGCTGGCGCGCAGCACGCGGTCCGGGCCCAGCCGCTCGGCCACCACCCCCTGCACCACCCGCCCGAGGAAGAGACTCCCCCAGTACGCGGAGACGCACAAACCGGCCGTTCCGGCGGACAGCCCCCGCCCCTCGGTGAGCAGCAGGAACGCCCACAGCCCGGCGGCCACCTCGATGGCCACGTACACCGTGAACGCGAGCGCGCCCAGCCACACCGCCGGCAGGCGCAGCGTCTCCCGGATCGGCACCGGCGCCGGGGACGCGGCCTCGGTGCCGCCCTCGGACGGGATCCCGACCGACCCGGCGGGCCCGGAGACCGCGTCGGCGACCGCGGCGGGGGCGACCGACGTGTCGGCGCGGCCGGCGCGGGGGCGCCAGGCGCGCACGCTGAGCGCGAACGCGACGGCCAGGGCGAGCTGCGCCGCGGCGACGATCCCGTATCCCCAGCGCCAGGCCAGCCCCAGGCTGAGCGCCGCGGTCATGATCAGCGGGCCGATCGCCACCCCGAGCCCGAAGAACGCGTGCAGCCAGTTCATGTGCCGGGGGCCGAACGCCCCGGCGGCGTACGCGTTGAGCCCGGAGTCGATCGCGCCGGAACCGAGCCCGAGCAGCAGCGCGCACCCGATCATCAACGCGAGGCCGGGGCTCACCGAGTAGCCGGTCAGCGCCAGGCTGGCGAGCAGGGTGCTGCCGGCCAGCAGCCAGCCGACGCCCAGCCGGGCGAGCGTGAAGCCGGCCAGCACGCTCGAGGTCAGGTACCCGGCAGTGCCCGCGGTGAGGACCAGCCCGACCGCCTCGGTCGGCACCCCGAAGTCGGCGCGGATCGACGGCCAGCCGACGCCGATCAGGCCGTCGGGCAGGCCGAGGCTGACGAAGGCGAGATAGGCGAGGAGGAGCAGCGCGGCGCGGGGCGCGGTGGGGGCGGTGGACACGGTTGACCATACTTCCGCCCGATCTCACCGGCGGTGACGGCCGGGTCCCCCCAAGGCGACAAAAAATGCCGTCCGGACGGTCGAGAAAACGGACAGCTCATCCAGAATCGGCCGAACGGAGGACGGCAATCGGGCCGTGTCGCGTAAGACTTTCCGGATGCACCAGGGCTCCGGCATTCTCACCACGCGTCAGCGCCGCCTGGCGTGGCTCGGCTTTCTGCTGGCCGCGCTCCAGGCGCCCGTCTCCGCCTGGCTCGTCTCCGACGACTCGTGGCTGTTCAGCCTCTGTGTCTCGCTGATGGTGGCCACGGTGATCATCGCCGACGACGCCGCCCGGCGGCGGCCGGCCGGCGCCCGCTCCGGCGACTAGCCGGCGACCCCCCTAGCTGTTGTTGGCCAAGTGGTTGTTAGCGCTCAGAGCCAACTGTGCTGACTTCGGGTTATGCCTGCGTGAGGGCGTAGAGGAGTTGGCGTAGGGCGTTCGCGTCCTTGTGGTCTCCCCGCCAGATGAGTCTGAGTTGCAGCGGGGGCGCGGGGACGTTGAGCTGGGCGATGCGTCGTGACCCGAGGTCGGCATGAACCGTGAACTCGGGTAGCAGCGCGATCCCGCGGCCGGTGGCGACCCATTCGCGGACCTGCGCCAGTCCGCCGACGGCGGTGAGGTCTGTGTCGGGGCCGAGCCAGCGCTTGGTGGCCATCCAGAAGGAGCAGCGCGATTCCCTGCCGATCAGGCCGCCTGTTTGCTGGATCTCCTGCATCGTCACTGGGCGACCGAGCAGTGGATGTCCCGGCGGTACGACGACGGTCATGGGGACCTCGCGCACGTCGAGGTACTCGATCGGCGTGGTGGGGTGGGCAAATCCGAGGTCACCGACGTGCTCACCGGCGTCGAGGAGCACAGCGACATCGATCTCGCCGTGGTCGAGCGCGGCGAGGAGCCGGCTTCGGTCGGGATCGGGGCGTAGCTGCACCGTGAGATCGGGACGGGCGCGTCGCAGGTCGTCCAGGACGGCGGGGAGGAGTTCGTCGGCGATCGAGGCTTGTGCTCCCACGGTGAGTCCTGGGGCGGAGTGGAGTCGCTCGGCCGCAGCGTCGAGGGCCTCAAGCGCCGCGACCGCGGATGCCAGGTAGGCGCGTCCGGCTGCGGTGGGATGCATGCCGCTTCGATCGCGGGTGAACAACGAGGCCCCGAGGTCGCCCTCGAGTCGGCGTATCCGGTCAGAGACCGACGACGGTGCCAGGCCCAACGCGGCTGCCGTCTGGTTGACGGTTCGATGCTGGACCAGCGCGATCGCGGTCCGCAGCTGATCGAGGTCCACGCGACCACTCTAGGCCGGTGTTCGGATATTCCGAATGCTGGTGCGGTCGCACCGGTCGAACCGAAGGCACGGAAAGCGGAGGGTCTCGTCTCGACGAACCGTCTCACCATCGAGGAGATCCATGCCCGACCTCTCAACCCGTGCCCCGCAGCTTGTTCAGCGTCGACCCACGCCACAACTTGTGGGCATCTCGCTGGCCTACTTCATGGTGCTGCTGGATACCACCGTGTTGGCCGTGGCCGAGCCCGACATCATGTCCTCACTGCACACCGACGTCGTCGGCGTCGGGTGGGCAACCACCATCTACACGATGGCGCTGGCCTCCGCTCTGGTCTTCGGCGGCAGTCTGGTCGACCGCTGCGGGGCCTACGGGGTCTTCATCATCGGAGTGATCGGCTTCGGTCTCGCATCTTTGGGCTGCTCGCTCGCGCCCACCCTGGCAGTGCTGCTGGGATATCGGGCGCTGTTGGGGCTGTTCGCCGCAGCCATCATCCCGAGCTCTCTGAGCCTGATCGCCAGCCTGTATCCCGACCCGGCGCGCCGCGGGGGCGCGATCAGCGCATGGGCCGCGATCAGCGGCGTCGCGATGGCGGCCGGCCCTGTGCTGGGCGGGTGGCTCATCGCGGTCGATGATTGGCGAGCAGTCTTCGTCATCAATGCTCCGATGGCCCTCGCCGTCCTGGCGCTGTGCCGCACGACGATCGCCAGCAGCCGG from Micromonospora sp. WMMD812 harbors:
- a CDS encoding aldehyde dehydrogenase family protein; the protein is MYTVAQLIGGVWGAGGEEGELVVHDPADGAPVSSAPAATADVVGKAVEAAREVAAEWAGTSPAERAAALHRAADAVEAMTEDLAAAVVAEMGKPLADARGGVEAGIGTLRQYAELAPLRGGRTLHGGHHAIDFMVPQPRGVVAAITPWNDPVAVSCGLLGAALVTGNVVVYKPSERTPATGWLLAKALDGALPPGVLSLLTGGAETGAALAAQEVDVVAHVGSTATGRAIAAAAARTGAKLLLENGGSDPLIVDAGVDPVWAAREAALGAFANGGQICVAVERIYAHRDVAEDFVAALVERADALRTGPGRDPATELGPLVDRRHRDHVHGQVTAAVADGARIRTGGTLPEGPGAFYPATVVTECRHDMPLVREETFGPVAPVVVVDSFSEALRCAADSPYGLAATVLTGSMSHAHRAWRELPVGTVKINAVFGGAPGGAAHPRRGSGQGFGYGPELLDEFTATKAVHIEAPGGGHW
- a CDS encoding LysR family transcriptional regulator; this encodes MDLDQLRTAIALVQHRTVNQTAAALGLAPSSVSDRIRRLEGDLGASLFTRDRSGMHPTAAGRAYLASAVAALEALDAAAERLHSAPGLTVGAQASIADELLPAVLDDLRRARPDLTVQLRPDPDRSRLLAALDHGEIDVAVLLDAGEHVGDLGFAHPTTPIEYLDVREVPMTVVVPPGHPLLGRPVTMQEIQQTGGLIGRESRCSFWMATKRWLGPDTDLTAVGGLAQVREWVATGRGIALLPEFTVHADLGSRRIAQLNVPAPPLQLRLIWRGDHKDANALRQLLYALTQA
- a CDS encoding ChaB family protein, whose protein sequence is MPGREVLPSTLRRSPAKAQRTWEKTHDSAVETYGEGQRAHRTAFAAVKHEFEKVGDHWEPKGRKGPSDRQAAGGGPARRAPTAAGVDANATKDHLLEVARKLDVPGRSRMNKPELVKAIQKANDRQTAKARGR
- a CDS encoding DUF2795 domain-containing protein, with product MERGNSKHGPRVDEQMSQEVSGLVQGPGTGGSRVDESRVPEPAGEDQPETTTAPAGELRSGAPKGMSSQDVERRSRFGRFITMTALPGDREALIANARGNDAPDDIIADLERLPDGTRYQTVSEVWAALGNKNETTRW
- a CDS encoding YihY/virulence factor BrkB family protein, producing MTTTDPGTALDGRRGPRLPRRMRQLSWRTWRGVLVRSARNFVTDNCSDWAAALTYYGVLALFPSAIVVVALVGLVSDGDRTVDTVLDLAREMGAGPVVGNEGFVGAVRDVVEQESSAKALLSFGLLGALWSASGFIGAFTRASNAVYGVTEGRPVWKLRPLQIGLAAVSLVLLAVVATGLIVSGPIADAVGDVVHAGGLSRTVWSVSKWPVLALIMMVLLSLLFWIAPNVRQPRFRWLTPGGAVALAAWALASFGFGLYVANFGSYNATYGSLGAVIAFLVWLFLSNSALMLGVQINAELQRGRRLQAGEPEPEEPLLPPKAPAGS
- a CDS encoding SRPBCC family protein gives rise to the protein MSGVTEHVDVAVPVRTAYDQWTQFEEFPHFMEGVEEVRQLSDTMTHWTVEIAGVKREFDAEITEQLPDERVAWRSTGGTQQAGVVTFHRLNEDSTRVSLQLEFEPHGVVEQAGDKLGIVDRRAKGDLERFKQFIERRGQETGAWRGKVDRPQP
- a CDS encoding MFS transporter, whose product is MSTAPTAPRAALLLLAYLAFVSLGLPDGLIGVGWPSIRADFGVPTEAVGLVLTAGTAGYLTSSVLAGFTLARLGVGWLLAGSTLLASLALTGYSVSPGLALMIGCALLLGLGSGAIDSGLNAYAAGAFGPRHMNWLHAFFGLGVAIGPLIMTAALSLGLAWRWGYGIVAAAQLALAVAFALSVRAWRPRAGRADTSVAPAAVADAVSGPAGSVGIPSEGGTEAASPAPVPIRETLRLPAVWLGALAFTVYVAIEVAAGLWAFLLLTEGRGLSAGTAGLCVSAYWGSLFLGRVVQGVVAERLGPDRVLRASLLGMAAGAALIAVPGPAWVAVVGLVVVGFAAAPVFPLLTLTTADRVGAAHADRTIGLQIGAAGLGGALVPAGIGVLLGNTSVQALGPALFVFAVGLIALHAAGSRRPPVAAARSGDPVRQPVEEGAGSSPGPSTS